A single Amphiprion ocellaris isolate individual 3 ecotype Okinawa chromosome 1, ASM2253959v1, whole genome shotgun sequence DNA region contains:
- the lyve1a gene encoding lymphatic vessel endothelial hyaluronic acid receptor 1a has translation MNIIWLCITLALTFTSVFSEENTDISHIRVFPAENQSIAGVLQVTSLNYLNQPQYAFNASEARRICLSLGLSIATKAQVERALSRGLETCRFGWIDEHFAVIPRIQALVNCGKNQTGLVPWRASVTQKFDVFCFNESDAAEQLKDETTDSPLSSRYNSGKPQSPTRATNSTLTENSTASSSLLPSSYSTPYSIDVAEQPARFVGSAQGSSGGKAVLITCTCAFLLTAIIIFAYLKLRRRCSLSSDMEKPEEYIQTEEWTIVKNTKETKKVSQKDERTAVDDNAC, from the exons ATGAATATCATCTGGCTTTGCATCACATTAGCGTTGACTTTTACATCAGTCTTCTCTGAAGAAAATACTGACATAAGCCACATCCGAG tTTTCCCAGCAGAAAACCAAAGTATTGCCGGAGTGCTTCAGGTTACCTCCTTAAATTACCTCAACCAGCCTCAGTACGCCTTCAATGCCTCTGAAGCTCGGAGGATCTGCTTGTCTCTCGGACTGAGCATCGCCACAAAAGCACAAGTGGAGAGAGCTCTCAGCAGAGGCTTAGAGACATGCAG GTTTGGATGGATTGATGAACATTTTGCGGTCATCCCCCGCATCCAGGCACTTGTTAATTGTGGGAAAAACCAGACAGGCTTGGTGCCATGGAGAGCTTCTGTAACACAGAAGTTTGATGTGTTTTGCTTCAATGAATCAG ATGCAGCGGAACAATTGAAGGATGAAACAACTGATAGCCCTTTGAGCAGCAGGTACAACTCAGGAAAACCTCAGTCTCCAACTCGAGCAACAAATTCCACCCTGACAGAAAACTCGACAGCTTCTTCCTCCCTTCTTCCTTCTTCCTACTCAACTCCTTACAGCATAGATGTTGCAGAACAACCAGCCCGTTTTGTCGGCAGTGCACAAGGCTCATCCGGAG gAAAGGCTGTACTCATCACCTGCACCTGTGCCTTCCTCCTGACTGCAATAATCATCTTTGCATACCTAAAATT GAGAAGACGCTGCTCTCTGAGCTCTGACATGGAAAAGCCCGAGGAGTACATCCAGACAGAAGAGTGGACAATTGTGAAGAATACTAAGGAAACCAAGAAAGTGAGTCAGAAAGATGAGAGGACAGCAGTGGACGACAATGCATGTTGA